A DNA window from Trichosurus vulpecula isolate mTriVul1 chromosome 2, mTriVul1.pri, whole genome shotgun sequence contains the following coding sequences:
- the KCNJ15 gene encoding ATP-sensitive inward rectifier potassium channel 15 gives MESIHINMSSTPLVNHTTNSEFKTKRPRVMSKNGHSNVRIDKVDGIYLLYLQDLWTTVIDMKWRYKLSLFAATFVVTWFLFGVIYYVIAFLHGDLEQSEHSQNQTACIMKVNSLTGAFLFSLESQTTIGYGARFITEECPHAIFLLVIQLVITTLIEIFITGTFLAKIARPKKRAETIKFSHCAVITKHNGKLCLVIQVANMRKSLLIQCQLSGKLLKTHLTKEGEMILLNQATVKFHVDSSSESPFLILPMTFYHVLDETSPLRDLTSQNLKEKDFELVVLLNATVESTSAVCQSRTSYIPEEIYWGFEFVPVVSLSKNGKYVADFSQFEEIRRSSDCTFYCIDPEKQKLEMKYREEEQRERELRTILLQQNNT, from the coding sequence ATGGAATCCATTCACATCAATATGTCAAGCACACCTCTTGTGAATCACACAACTAATTCTGAATTCAAGACAAAGAGACCTCGGGTCATGTCAAAAAATGGACACAGTAATGTGAGGATTGACAAAGTTGATGGTATCTACTTACTTTACCTTCAAGACTTATGGACAACAGTTATAGACATGAAGTGGAGGTACAAACTCTCTCTATTTGCTGCCACTTTTGTGGTGACCTGGTTCCTATTTGGAGTCATCTATTATGTGATCGCATTTCTTCATGGGGATTTGGAACAGAGTGAGCATTCCCAAAATCAAACAGCCTGCATTATGAAAGTCAACTCCTTAACAGGggcatttctcttttctcttgagtCACAGACAACTATTGGATATGGTGCCCGTTTCATCACTGAAGAGTGTCCTCATGCTATTTTCTTGCTGGTTATTCAACTAGTTATAACAACCTTAATTGAGATCTTTATTACTGGCACTTTCCTGGCCAAAATTGCAAGACCTAAAAAACGGGCTGAGACCATTAAGTTTAGCCATTGTGCTGTCATTACCAAGCATAATGGGAAGTTATGCCTGGTGATTCAAGTGGCCAATATGAGGAAAAGTCTTTTGATCCAATGTCAGCTTTCTGGCAAGCTCCTCAAGACTCACCTTACCAAAGAAGGGGAAATGATACTACTCAACCAAGCGACAGTCAAGTTTCACGTGGATTCCTCTTCTGAAAGTCCCTTCCTCATTCTACCCATGACATTCTATCATGTGCTGGATGAGACAAGTCCCTTGAGAGATCTGACATCCCAAAATCtgaaagaaaaggattttgaatTAGTGGTTCTCCTTAATGCCACAGTGGAGTCCACTAGTGCTGTCTGCCAGAGCCGAACATCTTATATCCCAGAGGAGATCTACTGGGGATTTGAATTTGTACCTGTGGTATCTCTCTCCAAAAATGGAAAGTATGTGGCTGATTTTAGTCAATTTGAAGAAATCCGAAGAAGTTCAGACTGTACATTTTATTGTATAgacccagaaaaacaaaaacttgaaATGAAATACAGGGaagaagagcagagagagagggaactcAGGACAATTTTGTTACAACAGAATAATACCTGA